TTGGTCCCCCCTTTCAAAAATTAAGAAAAGACTTGGCTTGCACCACGCCCGTTGGGATGACGGCAGAAACCTTCGTCGTTCTTATGTCATCAGCAAGTATCCGTCCATTTATACTTCTTATACTTCCTGAATGACAAAAAAAGCCAGCCGGAAATAAAAGTATTCCTGCTGGCACATCATTGTGTAATCAATAAATTATGTTATCATTTGTATTATACATCTGATCCTAGTCTTATTTCAAGTATGAGATAAAAAAGAAAAACAGCCGATGTTTCTTTTTCTCAAATTTCGGCTATAATTTCGCCGGTACGAGTCAGGTCATAGCCGCCGATCCCGGAGACTTCATTGCGGAATGAATCGGAACGCAAAATCGCCAGAAGATTTTTCATCAGCGCAGTATCCATATTTTCTTTCCGGATCACCAGGTCATATCGCTCCCGCTGCAGAGGAATAAAATCAATTTTTTTAACCTGAAGAGCGGCTTTTTCAATTCCCAATCCTACATCGGCCTCATTGCGACTGACACAGCTGGCAACCGCCAAATGACTCATTTCTTCGTGGGTATAGCCATAAATTTCGGCGTGCTGTATTCCAAGCAGCCGCAGCTGCTCGTCCAGCAAAACCCGGGCACCGGAACCTGGCTCTCGGTTTACAAACCGAACCGAGGGAGAGATTAAATCTTGCCATGTAAGAATCCGTTTGGGATTGCCCTTTGCCACATAAAAGCCCTCCATGCGATACGCTAGATTGATGACCAACGTATGCTGGCCGGGCAGCAGCCGCCGAACGTAGGGAAGGTTATAGCTATCGGTATCGCTGTCCCAAAGATGAGTGGTAACCGCATTGGCAGTGCCATGATATAACGCCAGCAATCCGTCAATACTGCCGATATAATTACGCAAGCAGGGCACTGCTGGCAGCGCCCTTTCCAGATGGCGGGTAAGAATGTCCAAAATGATGTCCTGACCGCAAAGAATCAATTGATCCCGCGGTAAAGTATAAGGTTCAAGCGATTTGGCAGGCTGATTTTCAGCCGCCGGGGAATTACCCTTGGATTTATGAATATAGTTTTCCAAATCGAAAGCTTCGATCCGCATCTTGCGGCCAACACGATAGGCGGCCAGGTCACCCCGCTTAATCATTTCATACACGGTATACCGCGTAATTTTAAGGATACGAGCCACTTCTTCCGGTGTATAGGATACTGTTTCCGCCATCATCCCGCCTGCTTCCCGTTCCTCTCGGAGAATTTTATATAAATACTCTTGCATTTATATTACAACAAACTGTATAATAACACCATAGTAGTTACGTTTGGTTACGTTTGGTTACGTTTGGTTATGTTTGGTTTAGTTTAAGATATAAAGGAATAGTGAGTAATTTATTGTCAAAAGTATTATTCTACCGATACAAAGTTGTGTCAGTCAATGCACGAATTACCTGCGAAGACTGGCCTTTTTTATATATAACTTTAACTTGCTATGGCAGGGAGGACTAAGAATGAAAAAACATATGGTATTGTTGTGGATCAGCCTGCTGATAACAGCAGCCTTACTCGTCACAGCCTGCGGCGGAAACAAACAGGCATCTCCGGCTCCCGCCCCTCAGACTGTCGAACTCAACGTATCGGCTGCCGTAAGCTTAAAAGACGCGCTGGCCGAAATCCAAACCAATTATCAAAAGGGCCATCCGAATGTTAAATTGGTCTTCAATCTCGGTGCGTCGGGTTCCCTGCAAAAGCAGATCGAACAGGGAGCGCCGGCCGATATCTTCATTTCAGCCGCTCCCAAGCAGATGAATGAATTGGAGGCCAAAAATCTCCTCAATAAAGCGACCCGGAGGAATCTGGTGGAAAACAAGCTGGTAGTCGTCGTACCTCCCGACTCTCCTTTAAACATTACGCAATACGAGGATCTGGCCAACGGCAACGTGCAGAAAATCAGCATCGGCGAACCGGCCGTGGTACCGGCCGGCCAATATGCCCAGGAAGTGTTTCAGAAATTAGGCATCTGGGATAGTCTGAAGGATCGGCTTGTTTTGGCAAAAGACGTTCGTACGGTGCTGGCCTATGTGGAAACCGGCAATGTGGATGCCGGTGTTGTCTATAAAACCGATGCAGTATCCAGCACAAAAGTAAAGATTGCCGCCACTGCACCGGAAGGCTCTCATCAGCCCATCGTATATCCCGCGGCCTTGCTGGCCGGCAGCAAGCAGGAGCAGGCGGCCCAGGAGTTTCTGTCCTTCTTGACAACGCCGGAAAGCCGGGCTGTCTTTGAAAAAAACGGTTTTACTATGAGCAAATAAGAGGAACGAACCATGATCGAATGGCAGCCAATTTTTCTTTCATTAAAAGTAGCAGGCGTCTCGCTGATCTTCGTCTTTCTGTTTGGCGTGTCTTTTGCTCATCTGCTGCATAACCGGAGCTTTCCCGGAAAAACGGCTCTGGAAGCGTTTTTTACCCTGCCGCTGGTACTGCCGCCGGTAGTTACCGGGTTTCTTCTGTTAGTGCTCATCGGTAAGAACGGTCCGGTAGGACAGCTGCTGCGAACAACATTAGACGTTCAACTGGTATTTACGCCTTACGCCGCTGTTCTGGCCGCCGCTGTCGTGGCCTTCCCGCTGATGTATCAAAATGCAAAAGCAGCCTTCCAAAACGTAGACGCCACCTTGGAAGATGCAGCCCGGACACTGGGCTCCAGTGAATGGCGGGTATTTCTGACGGTTACTCTGCCGTTATCCCGCTCCGGTCTGATGTCAGGGGTTGTATTATCTTATGCCCGGGCCCTGGGAGAATTCGGCGCCACCATGATGGTCGCCGGCAACATACCCGGGAAAACCCAAACCATTCCTCTGGCTATTTATTTCGCCTCGGAAGCCAATGACCTGACTGCTGCCGGGATTTATGTTCTGATTATCAGTGTGCTGACATTTATTCTGCTTTTCTTGGTAAATTCCTGGAACAACAGAAAAAACAGCTGAGGGGGATTTTGATGCTGGCAATTGATATCAAAAAGCAACTGGCTGATTTCACGCTGGCTATTGCTTTCAAAATTGAAAATGACATCCTGGTATTATTCGGTCCCTCCGGCTGCGGCAAAACTACCACCCTGCGCTGCATTGCCGGACTGGCTCAGCCGGACGCAGGCTCTATCGTCTTAAACGAAAAGACATTTTATTCCTCCCGGGAAAATGTCTTTATTCCTCCCCGCTGCCGCAAAATCGGCTATGTTTTTCAGGAATTCGCCTTATTCCCTCATATGAACGTAGAAAAAAATGTGTATTACGGCGTAAAAAAACGTAACATCGCAACGACTCAATTGTATGAAAAAATCATGCCTGTGCTGAAAATCGATCATCTGAAACAACGGCAGGTTCAGCAGTTGTCCGGCGGTGAGAAGCAGCGGGTAGCCCTTGCCAGGGCGCTGATGGCACAGCCCCAGCTATTACTACTGGACGAACCCCTTTGTTCCCTGGATAAGAAAACCCGTCTGGAGCTCCAGACGGAGCTGAAGCAGCTGCAGCAGGCCTGGAGCATTCCCTTTATTTTGGTAACCCACGATATGGAAGAGGCAACCACCCTGGGAAACCAGATCCTGTTCCTGGAAAAAGGCCGGCAGCTCCCTTATCGAACTGCCTAAGCAGAAAATAAGGTTATTTCAACTCATTATGGCTGAAATAACCTTTTGTTTTCTTACGTAGTTGGAATTTACGCCTTGAGGACCATCATTTCCGTAGCTTTTACAAGAGCCGTAACCTTGTCCCCGGCTTTCAAATTCAAATCATCAACGGAATCCACGGTAATAGCAGCTACCAGTTCAGTTCCTTTAAAATCCATAACAACCTTAGCCATCACTGCGCCTTTCACAACTTCTTTCACCGTAGCTTCCAGCTTATTTCTGCCGCTGATTTTCACATTCATCACTCCATTTCATCAGAATTATGTCGTTACTGATAAAATAGCATAAATTCTGTTTAAAATCAACATATCCCCTTCAATAATGAGTTACTCTTGCTTATCTATAATCAGCGCTGTTTATCTTCGATTTTCTTCTATTTTTATTTGCTTTTGTTTGTGCCAATTTGTTTTTAACTTTCCATAAATTGTATACTAGCAAAATAAGTAACTTAAGTTAACTGAACCCAATCAAAAAAATAATAAATACAGCAGACATTCAAATTTATCGAACTGTCTGCCACCGTTATTGCTGCAGCCCGGACGGTAATCCCATTCGGCTGCCGGTAATCGGTTTATAAGGAAACGGCTGCCGGTTCGCCGCCCGATTGACTTCGGCGATCAGCGACGGCAAAGCGTCCGGCCGAATGCCGGTCGCTTTGCCGTAAAGCTGTTCGGCTGCCAGCACCAACTCCTCCAGCGCCGCATTTCCCGCCCGTTCTCCCATACCGGTCACCGTAGTGCTGACCAAGGTAACACCGGCGCGAACAGCCGCCAGGGCATTGGCCGCTGCCAAGCCAAAATCATTGTGGGTATGAATTTCAATGGGCAGCGAACACCGTTCCTTTAAAAAACGCATGGCAGAATAGGTTTGCAGCGGCGTTAGGCAGCCAACCGTATCGGCATACCGTATCCGCACCGCCCCCAGCTCCGCCGCCGTATCGGCTACGCGAAGAAAGAAATCCGGGTCGGCCCGGGATGCATCTTCGGCTCCTACCGATACGGTACAGCCAAATCCGGTTGCCAGCTCAATACAATCCACCAGATTATCCAGGACCCACTGCCGGGTCTTTTGTAATTTACGCTGAATATGAAGCTCGGAAACCGGCACCGAAATATGAAGATAAGAAAAGCCGCAGCGAATAGATGATAAAATATCCTTGCGTACAGCGCGGTTCCAGGAAAATACGACAGCGTTGAATTTTCCCTTCAATATATGATTAAGGGCTTCGAATTCATTGCCTCCCATAGCCGGTACACCGGCCTCAATCCAGGGAACTCCCGCTTCATCCAAAGCCCGGGCAATCCTCAGCTTTTCCTCCGGTGAAAAGGCGACTCCGGCAGCCTGCTCGCCGTCTCGCAATGTGGTATCGATGATCTCTAGCTGATTTTGCATAAACATTCGCCTGCCTCCTTTGCTTTGGCCGGCATATCGGCAGAAGAAATGCTGCCATACAGCTGCTTTAATTGTTTGTCGCTGACAGGTCTTTTTTCGGTGACAGCCAGTTCCCGTACTTTTTTTACGATCCATTCGGCTTGTAACTGAGATAAGCCGATATCCCATTGAGCAAATTTCGCTTTGATCAGAGCCGTACCGGAATGCTTTCCCACCACCAGCCGGCGGGACAGCCCTACGGTTGCCGGTGAAAATGCTTCGTACAGTTCCGGCTGTTTCAGCACCCCATCGGCGTGAATCCCCGATTCGTGAGCAAAAATGTCCGGACCGATAACCGCCTTGGTTGACGGTACTTGCAGCCCCATACATTCCAAAGCCTGGCTGCAATACGCCGCCAAATGGTTCGTGCCGCCGCCAGACATTTCCAGCAGTTGTCCGGCGGCCAAAAGAACTTCCTCGCAGGCCGGATGACCTTTGCTGCCGACCCCGGCAACAGAGACGGCAACCCGCTCCGCCCCTCCCTGAAGAGCGCCGAGACAATTGGCGGTAGCCATTCCATAATGATTATGACCATGGTATTCCAGTATCGGCCTTTCCTCCTGCCGCCCCAGGGTATTCATTGCTTCATAGGCGGCAAAAGAATCCATAATACCGGCAGCGTCACTGTAAATCAATGATTCCACAACACCGCCCTGCAGGGATGCGGCCATATGATCCACCTCCGTCAGCGACAGCTCCGATGCATTGTTGATTTCCAGAGAAACAGTTAAGTCCATATCTGCGGCAGCCTGCAAAACATGGATAACCTGCTGATCCACCCGGGACCCGGGAGAATGACGGTACACGACGATAATCTTCTTGAATCCCTTTTCTGCCGCTATGTGCAGTTGAGAAAGAGAAGGAGCAATACGCCCCCGCAAATAAGGGTACAGATTATTGATGACCCCGATCCAGCTGTAAGGAACCCAGTCCTGTACCCAGACATCGTACAGATCCAAAGGCAGTTGGCGCAATATGCGTACCAGTCGCAGTAACCCAGACGGGGAAATCTTTAACCGCATTGCTTCCGATAAGGTCTGATCCAGACAAACAATCGACCGATTCATCCGCTTGCACCTCCCAGCCGCTAGACCGTTTTTGCGGCACTATTTTTATTGTGAAGCGTAATTTCATAATGGTTGATCCCCAGCTTGACAATATCTCCGGCAAAACGACCGCTCCTCAATTCACAGTCGATCCAGGGAGGAACATGGGCACAAGTGACAGTTAAGGTGGAAAAGTCGCCTTGCCGCAAAAACGGCACTAATACCTGCTTTGATGTAACACCGCTGCTGCTTTCCTGAATATCCTTCAATGAGATGGAGTATTTTCCCTCACCTAGACGGACCGGCGAAGGGAGTTTGATTGGGCTGGCCTCGGCCCTTTTCTGCCGCTCCTTTTCTTCTTTTGCCAAGATATAATCCAAGAAATCAACCGGGTTCCCCGAAATTTCCCAAATACTGCACTGGGCTTTTTCCAGTTCATAATAGGGTAAGCCGGTAATCTCCCGACCGGCGACAATCTTGCAGTCCGCCAGAAATCCGATGATTTCGGTCATGCAGCGGCGAAGTCCTTTCAGGCCCTGGGACTTGTCGAAGCGGCACTCCATCCGGCGGGATTCCCGCCAGCGTCCCTGCTGCCGCTGATAAACCACCAATTGGCAATTTTCCTGCAGCGAAGTCGTTTCGCTGTTTTTATCCAGAACGGCTGCTGCTTCCCGTCCCATACTGACTCCCCCTTTCAGTGTTTAGATTTCCAGGCGGGCTACAACCTTGCCGCCTTCAATGTGCTCATCCATAATTTCGGCCACATCATCCGGTGTCACATGACCATACCAGACATTGTCCGGATAAATCACCACAATCGGACCCTGATCACAAAGGCCAAAACAGCCCGTATTGTTGATAAAGACTTCTCCTTCCAGTTCCCGCTCCTGGATTTCTTCCATAAAGGACGTAACAACGTCGACTCCCTGTTTCGAATGGCAGAAGCCTTTTTGTTGTCCGTTCACCCGTGAACTGGTACAGACAAAAATATGATGCTGCGGTTTATTCATCCTGTTCTTACCCTTCTTTCTTCACCTTTCTTCTGCGCCAATTGCTGCGCCGCATAGATGAGTCCTGTTTCTACCGTATCACAATATTCAATGCTGTCGATACCCCGATCGGTCAGCTGTTTTTTTGCATTCAGGCCGATGCGCATGGTCAGGACGGCATCACAATTCTTCAGTGCTTTGATCGTTCCTTCCCGGCGGACTTCCTCGTCATCGCAGTCAGGCATCCCCATGCAGTATTTTTTTACTCTCCGGTACTCCAAAAAAACAAAATCTTCGCCTTTACCCTGATAAATGGCAAACTGTTCGGCATGACCGAAATGCTGATCCACCAGCTTGCCGTATTGGGAAGTCACTGCGATCACATACCGTCTGCCAGCAGCACCGGGTTCCACCTTCCTGTCGGCCGATGGCTGCAGGGACATCCGGAATTCCTGGGATCGGTCATATTCCAGCAGGCCAATGGCATCCGCCCGGCACTGCTTGCAATGATGCATCTGAGTCAGATCCAGTTCGCAGGATCGCCGCATTTGTTCAATATCTTTCATACTGGTCTGGGGAAAATGTTCGAAAGTACTGCCCTGGGCTGGAATCAGCGGCATAATATTGGTCATAAAAGCGCCTAACTCTTTTGCCTTTTTCACTACCTGAGGAATATGATGGTCATTGATGCCGCTGACCATGACAATATTCACTTTGACTAAAACACCGCCGGAAGTTAATTTGACGATGCCTTCCAGCTGCCTGCCTAAAAGCAGCTTTGCTCCTTCAACACCCTGATATTTATGTCCCTTATATCGGACAAATTTATAAATTTTGGCACCGATTCCCGGATCAATGCAGTTCATGGTTACCGTTACATGCTGTACCCCCAATCGGATGATCTCCGCCGCATAGTCCGGCAGCATCAGCCCATTGGTGGACAGGCAGAACACGATGTCCGGATTATCGGCTTTGATCAATGCAATGGACCGTTTCGTCTGTTCCCAGTTGGCCAGGGCATCGCCCGGTCCGGCAATCCCCACCACGCTGAGATAATCCAGCTGACTTTTCACCCAGTCAAATTTTTCTTTTGCCAGCGCCGGAGTTAGCACTTCGCTGGTTACTCCGGGACGGCTTTCGTTGACACAATCAAACTTGCGATTACAATAATTGCAGCTAATGTTACAGCCGGGAGCAACCGGCAAATGCATCCGCGCATATTTCTGGTGAGCTTCAAAAGAGTAGCACGGATGTTTTTTCGTTTTTTCCAAAAGATCAGCCGGCATTGGCCGATTCGCGTGTTTTGAGCAGGATGTGCACCCCATGATTCTCACCTCTCTCTGTTGTTACGTTGCCTTCCGGTAAAAAGTATCGTACATCCGGCTGCGGTAGGGTTTCAGCTTACTGTCCAGCAGCGTATTGGTCACCCGATCCAAAAAAGCCATGGTCCCCGTATAGCCTACCGACAGCAGCCGGTGCCCTCCCATACGGTCAAGGATGGGAAAACCGATACGGATCAAAGGAATTCCGGCCTTTTCTTCCAAATAACGCCCGGTGGAGTCCCCGATGGCCACATTGGCTTCTGCCGCTTCTCCGTATTTACGGATTACTGCAAAATCTGTTCCCGACAAAATCTGTACCGGTTCCGGTGCAGCCTCAATATAAGGCTGCAGCAGCTCCGCCAGTTTTGCCGTCCGGCTGCCTGTCGCCACCACCACCGGATGAATGCCATTTTCCAGACAAGTCCTGGTTAACGCATACACCAGTTCCGGTTCGCCAAACAAGACGGCCCTCCCCAGAAAGTTATATTTATGGGAATCGATCATTCCGTCCAGCAGCCGCCCCCGTTCCTGCTGCAGACTGTCCGGCAAACCCTTACCGGTGACTTCCTGCAGTACTTCCATAAACCGGTCAGTATTTTCCAAACCAATCGGCAACGGCAGATTGTAAAGCGGAACACCGAAGGTCTCTGCCAAATATTTACCCGGCGACAAAGCATCCTCCACCGTCATTCCCAGCTGCAAAGTGGCCGGTGCTCCCGACATTTTCCGGATATCCTCGATTTTTGTCCCTTCCGGCGTCATTTTCCGATAAGGCCGCTGAAAAGGACGGTCCATGGTATCGGAAAAATCGGGGAACAAGGTATATTTTATCTCCATCAGGTTTAAAATCCGTTTGATCTCCCGAATATCAGCCGGGCTGATATTCGAAACAATCAAATTGATTTTATTGTGTTTTTCACTTTTTTTTGTCAGGCAGGTCAGAATCCGCCTGGCGGTAAAAAAGTAGCCTTCAGCCTGAGTCCCCCCGTAACCGGGAGTAGGCGCCGTGACCAAGAAAATTTCTTCCCCGTTTTTTTCCTGCAGATATTCTTCCGCAAAGCGGCCAATATCTTCCCCGATGGTTTCGGCCAGACAAGTCGTCAAAATGCCGATCACTCCCGGATTGTAAACTTTCCGTACATTATCCAGCGCTTGTTTTAAGTTTTTTTCACCGCCGTAAATGGTCCCTTTTTCATTTAATGAAGAAGAGCCCACATCCACCGGTTCATTAAAATGTTCGGAAATATGACGGCGCATATAGGTACTGCACCCCTGAGAGCCGTGCAAAACCACCATGGTATTTTCAATTCCTTTTAATGCCAGGATTCCTCCCATGGGCATACACATGTTGCAGGGGTTCTCATTCACATTCCGGCAGGCCGCCTTCTTCTCTTTCATACAACATCCCCCCTGTCATGATCCGGCAGGTAATTCCATACCGGCGAGCATAACGTGGAATAAACTTCCCTGGCAAAATTAACGGCTCCCACGTAACCGCTTAATGGATGCTTGCGGTCGTGATTGTGATCAATAAAGGCAATTCCCAGCTTGTAAGCCAGCGGCCGTTCTTTGACTCCGCCTACCAGCAGATTGGCCCCCTGCTTCGTCATAAACCGTTCCAGTTCCGCCGGGTTGGCGTCATCCAAGATGACCGTGCCGTCGGCGACCAGACTGTTGATGGTCTCATATTCTTCCTTCCGTCCGGTCTGCGTGCCGATCATGACGACTTCCATTCCCAGCTCGCGGAACTGTTTAATCAACGATATGGCTTTAAATCCGCCGCCCACATAGACAGCCGCTTTCTTCCCGGCGAACTTCCGCCGGTATTTGTCAATGACCGGTTGAATCCGGGCGCTTTCTCTGGCGATAAGAATCTCCGCCTTGCGGGCGGCTTCCTCGTTGCCAAGGGCTGCGGCAATCTGCCGCAGGGAATCCGCCGTATCCTGAAGTCCCAAAAAGGAAACGCGGATGTAAGGAATGTGATACAATTCTTCCATTTTACCGGCCAGATAATTCGTCGAGCCGGCACACTGCATGATGTTGAGCGATGCCTGGGTGGCTGTTTTCAGCTTTTCACTGGAAGAGTCGCCGGTAAAGACAACATTCAGTTCAATGCCCATTTCCCGTAGATAGCTTTCAATGATCCACGCTTCCCCTGCCAGATTATAATCGCCTAAATAATTAATACTGTTGGCTTTTTTGATTCCAGTCGGCTGAAGCAGCTGCAAGATCGCGTCGCAGGCCGCCCGGTAACCGGCGGATTTGTTGCCGATGAAACCGCTGGACTGTACCGGAATGACCTCGATTTCGTGTTTTAAGGCTGCCGCTTTACAAATGGCGTTCAAATCATCACCGATGACGCCGACAATACAGGTGGAATAGACGAAAATCAGTTTCGGCTGATACTTACCCACCAGTTCGTCAATTGCCGCCGTCAGCTTTTTACCGCCGCCAAAAATTACGTCTTCCTCTTGTAAATCGGTGGAGAAAGCGTTGCGGTAAAGCTCCGAGCCGCTGCTCAGGCTGCCCCGGATATCCCAGGTATAGCTGGCGCAGCCAATCGGTCCGTGGACCAAATGGGCCGCATCCGTAATCGGATTCAGTACCACCCTGGCCCCGCAATACACGCAGGCCCGCTGGCTGACGCAGCCGGCGATGCTGTCGGCGTCGCATTTGATCGGCTGCTTTTGTCTGCCTTTTGTCGTAATAAACTCTTCCCTGTCGGATACAACCAGTGCCTCCCCCATTCGCTTCTCACCTCTTTCATTGATGCAAACCTGCCTTTCTGCCTATTATCGAACGACTTCCAAATCTTCTTCCGCGCATTCCCGGTCTTCCTTGTCCAGCATGGCGTTGCACATTTGTTCCAATAAAAACATCGCGCCTTTGTAGCCCACCACCGGATTATAGTTGTGTCCATAACGATCCATAACCGGAAACCCGAAGCGGACAAAGGGAATGTCTTCTGCCCTGGCGATGAATTTGCCATAGGTATTGGAAATTAAAAGATCAACGTTTTCATTTTTGATCCATTGATGGACATCAAAGAAATCTTTTTCCGCTTTTACAATGCCTTCTAAACCAGCCTCCTGCATCATGGCCGTGATTTCTCTTGCAAATGCCGATCCCGGAGTACCGGTAACCACATATTGGGGGATCATGCCCAGAGCAATAATGAACTGGCTTAAAGCAATCATCTCGTCAGGATCACCGACCAGGGCAGCTTTTCTTCCCTGGAAATATTGCTGACTGTCAATCATCAGATCCACCAGTTGGCCCCGTTCCTCTTCCAGTTCCGCCGGTATCTCCTTCCCGGTTTGTTTGGCCAAAGACATTAAAAGTTCATCCGTGGCATCGATACCGATGGGAGTCTTCAGCGTAATAAAGGGAACTTTACACTTTTTCTCCAGTTCTTTCGCTCCCATTTCGGAGGCATAGCTCCCCAAAGCAACGGTCAACGCGGCATTGCCGGCATCAACAATCTCCTCAATTTTTGTCCCACCCTTCGGATACATTTTATATTTCCCGGTGTTCGGGGCATCCAAAACCCCGCTGGTATCGGGAAGCATGGTATAAGGGATGCCCATTACCTTGAATATCCGCTTGATTTCCCGCATATCCGCCGGTCCGACAAAGCCCGGTATGATATTAAAATTCCCGTTGGGAACGCCGCTGTTTAGCGAAAGGTAGTTGATAAAACCTTTGACCATGCTGGCAAAA
This genomic interval from Veillonellales bacterium contains the following:
- the nifK gene encoding nitrogenase molybdenum-iron protein subunit beta; this encodes MLDATPKEIVERKALRINPAKTCQPVGAMYAALGVHNCLPHSHGSQGCCSYHRTVLSRHFKEPAMASSSSFTEGASVFGGGANIKTAVKNIFALYDPDIIAVHTTCLSETIGDDLPTYIREMEIPEGKLVIHANTPSYQGSHITGFASMVKGFINYLSLNSGVPNGNFNIIPGFVGPADMREIKRIFKVMGIPYTMLPDTSGVLDAPNTGKYKMYPKGGTKIEEIVDAGNAALTVALGSYASEMGAKELEKKCKVPFITLKTPIGIDATDELLMSLAKQTGKEIPAELEEERGQLVDLMIDSQQYFQGRKAALVGDPDEMIALSQFIIALGMIPQYVVTGTPGSAFAREITAMMQEAGLEGIVKAEKDFFDVHQWIKNENVDLLISNTYGKFIARAEDIPFVRFGFPVMDRYGHNYNPVVGYKGAMFLLEQMCNAMLDKEDRECAEEDLEVVR